One window of the Marmota flaviventris isolate mMarFla1 chromosome 2, mMarFla1.hap1, whole genome shotgun sequence genome contains the following:
- the Gdpgp1 gene encoding GDP-D-glucose phosphorylase 1, translating to MALLHYSKETSYLLPPNNEDWEEKGIPDFVYGQKELIVEGIQWPRNAPSTLDTPSRFDSALCSAWRQRVELGLFRYRLGELQTQTLPGAVGFVAQLNVERGVQRRRPQNIKSVRQAFDPEQFNFNKIRPGEVLFRLHRKPNDCSAVQQEDILVIINVSPLEWGHVLLVPEPTRGLPQRLLPGVLRAGLETVLLSSHPGFRVGFNSLGGLASVNHLHLHGYYLAHRLPVEGAPSEALDPGGHLYLLQAVPAPGFLFYTSGPGPDLEALISRVCRATDYLTDHEIAHNLFVTRGAPPGKASASTVLTGVRVILWARKSNFGIKEGEAFSVALCELAGHLPVKTYQDFSSLTEEAALALIQDCLLPPAQADEIQEALVALMAQEEL from the coding sequence ATGGCTCTTTTGCATTATTCAAAGGAAACTTCATATTTGCTACCTCCAAACAATGAGGACTGGGAAGAGAAAGGCATCCCTGACTTTGTCTATGGGCAGAAGGAACTTATAGTGGAAGGCATTCAGTGGCCAAGGAATGCACCCAGCACCCTGGACACACCATCGAGATTTGACTCTGCCCTCTGTTCTGCCTGGAGGCAGAGGGTGGAGCTAGGGCTCTTTCGCTACCGCCTAGGAGAGTTGCAAACTCAAACCCTCCCTGGTGCTGTGGGTTTTGTGGCTCAGCTAAATGTGGAACGAGGTGTACAGAGGAGACGTCCTCAGAACATCAAGAGTGTAAGGCAGGCATTTGACCCTGAACAGTTTAACTTCAACAAGATCCGGCCAGGAGAAGTTCTCTTCCGTCTGCACCGGAAGCCCAATGACTGTAGTGCTGTCCAGCAAGAGGACATCCTGGTGATAATAAATGTCAGTCCCCTGGAGTGGGGCCATGTGCTGCTGGTTCCTGAGCCTACGCGGGGGCTACCCCAGCGCCTGCTACCAGGTGTGCTGCGGGCAGGGCTTGAGACTGTGTTGCTGAGCTCTCACCCAGGCTTCAGGGTTGGCTTCAACAGCCTGGGGGGATTGGCCTCAGTGAACCACCTCCACCTGCACGGCTACTACCTGGCCCACAGATTGCCTGTGGAGGGGGCACCAAGTGAGGCTCTAGACCCAGGGGGCCATTTGTATTTGCTCCAGGCTGTCCCAGCTCCTGGTTTCCTCTTTTACACTAGTGGGCCAGGGCCTGACTTAGAAGCCTTGATTAGCAGGGTATGTCGAGCCACTGACTACCTCACTGACCACGAAATTGCACATAACTTGTTTGTAACTCGGGGAGCTCCACCTGGAAAGGCATCAGCATCCACAGTGCTCACAGGGGTCCGAGTAATTCTGTGGGCCCGGAAGTCCAACTTTGGAATAAAGGAAGGTGAGGCTTTCAGTGTTGCCCTCTGTGAACTGGCTGGCCACCTCCCTGTCAAAACATACCAGGACTTCAGCAGCCTGACAGAGGAGGCTGCCCTGGCCCTCATTCAGGACTGTCTGCTGCCCCCAGCACAAGCAGATGAGATACAGGAAGCACTGGTAGCCTTGATGGCCCAGGAAGAGCTGTGA